tacTGTGAATTTCATTATTGCTCTCGCAGAACAGATGCTGGGTTTTCTCAGGGTCAAAACGTGGACCTCATTACTGGAACGGCTGTACAGCGCCGCCCCATTTATAGTTGTATCAATTAAACTTTTATCACACaaaccagctgtgtgtgtgtgggactgaaTGACAGGATTAAAATCACATTACCTTCGTACTTCACTGGATGCTGGAAGAGAATCCATCCCCAGTGTGTTCCTAGTTACAattgaaatatgtaaatatgttaatgCTTTTCATTATCGTTCCAAATTACAGGTAGACATAGTTCATGTTTTCCAAATCACTGTTGAATATATTCATGGAGTTTAAACAGTCTCAGTAGAGATTTGATGTCCAGTGTCTTGACATCATCTGAAAAGGGAGTTTTAATGAGGGTCACTGAATAACTGTTCAATTTGTGCAgctacacagaaaaaaaaccttttcacagTGGCCCTTTGAGCCAGTTTGTAGAAAGACAATTGAACTTTATTGATGTGCATTTTCCTAATGTTGGAAAAGCATACAAGCACAAGCacataaacataattttctgtccactgttgtgttttcatgcagaTGGCGTACGTTGGCTACCTGATGTTGTTCAACTACATCGTCCTGGTCAAGATGGACTTGTGGCCTTCTGCTCAAGAGTGGATCGTGATCGCTTACGTCTTCACCAACGGCATTGAGAAGATGAGAGAGGTACAAAAAGATCCTGACGCTGGCTTCATGCAGATGTGCACCATGCATGCACATCTAGACTGAACGCACAATAACCACGACTGCTGAAGTTTTTTTGCCGTAATGTCGCCTAGAGTTGAATTCATTGAGTTCTGTGCTGCAGGGCAGAGGCTAAAGATTATGTCTATATGAGCAAACAgctcataataaataaaaaactggagaaggaaagaagcaaaagaaaaaagggtgaggagggaggagagaaagaaaggggagacagagatgggaaaACAAGTAAACAGAGTAAATAGAAAATGTATGTGGCCACATGAGACTATCTAGTTCATCCTcactgtgtggctgtgtttgtactgtaactGTATGAAATGCATTAATCATTATGTCACATCATTCTCAGCTGCACCACGGTGCCTTCTCAGACATCTGTTAGATGAtcagtgaacacacactgcCCTCTTATGGTGGTCATGGTATAATGCACCTCTGTTTTTCTACTCTTGAGGCTCGCTTCAAATATTCCTTCACTTTCTGCGTTTCGAAACACATTCCCATTGTTCCTGCATCAGCTTCCTTTCCCTTCTTATCTAATTTTCCTCCACCCCTTCCTTCCAGATCTTGATGTCAGAGCCGGGGAAGTTGTTACAGAAGGTGAAGGTGTGGCTTCAGGAGTACTGGAACATCACAGACCTCATGGCCATCCTCATATTCTCGGTCGGGATGGTTCTGCGTCTCCAGGAGCCGCCGCTCATGAGCTACGGGCGGGTCATCTATTGCGTCAACATCATCTATTGGTACATCCGGCTGCTGGACATCTTTGGGGTCAACAAGTACCTGGGTCCCTATGTGATGATGATTGGCAAGATGGTGAGAAGAGTCAGGGgttgtgatgtgtgatgtgatctctcatattttctgtcactgtttttcttttatgtattCTGACTTTTGAGCCATGCTGATTTATAAGAATTCACAAAGTCCGATGATTACAAAGGTTTTCATTTGTATATAGTGTGCAGGCTTGGCTCTAAAAGAGCTTCTGTGCCTCTAAACCTCATTGTTTGATGCCAAAGAGCACAAAGATCAGAGCCTGCGATACACACATGAAGACAAAGCGGAGAAGGGATCAAAAGCCTGAATCTGTATCTGTCTGATGTTCGACCGTCTTTGACATGGACCAGTAGACACAAACTCTATTTGATGTGAAAATCAGcttttagagagagaaagagaaaaaaaccctgaaacatCTTAATTTTTTCTTGCATATTGGTATGGTATAATGAATGGCAGCCTTAATCCAAATTAAGTGCACATTAAATATTGACTTTAGGTTTCATTCCAGAACAAATTAAATTGTAGTTTGAGGGAGCATAATAGTagtccaaaatgtaaaaaaaatcaccaattTATACTATTTAACTGCTTTAATAGACCACCACACaccttttctcttgttttgcCTCATTACTGCTTTCTCCACTTTATCCATACCTTCTTGTTTTATCGTTGTTCCTTTCTATAAATAGTCTTACCAACcgcttctctcttttttttctcttcttaaacCACTCACCCcttcccccttctctctttgacaatccatcctccctctcctcctccctttgtCAGATGATCGACATGATGTATTTTGTGATCATCATGTTGGTGGTGCTGATGAGTTTTGGGGTGGCGCGTCAGGCCATCCTGAACCCTAACGAAGACCCGTCCTGGATGCTAGCTAGGAACATCTTCTTCATGCCTTACTGGATGATCTACGGAGAGGTGTTTGCCGACCAGATTGACCGTAAGTTCAGGGCCAGAGTCTCCGAGCTTTTGAATGAACCTAATTTTTGTTAATACGGGGGGAGAATAGTTCCTGACTCTGAAGAGGGATGCAAGTcatgtgactgaaaatgaaccTATCCCAGAGGAGAATTACACTTAATTTTCAGTTATTCTTCCACAGCTGATGTCCTTATATAACACCTACAtattaaaacactgtaaaaagggACAAATTGCATCTTGACAGACTTTGCTTCACCATATCTGCATAATATTACTCATCTTCTCACACCAGGACATATTTTACTGTCAGTTTGTCTTGATCTTTTTCTGTCTAAAACATTATGTTCTATCAATGTAGACAAAGTGACATTAGacacaataaatcaaacatagACTGTGAGCGGTGTCTGTGAGAAAATGTCCTGAGAGCGCGAGTGCATTCGTGTGCTGTTTCTGTTGTCTCTTTTTGTATGATGGTGTGTACAGAGTGTGAGGAGTGGCCCAAAGAGAAGAGAtctgaaataatgttttcattctttgtttcaGATATGCATAGTAGGAAGTTACAGCAAAGGCTGAATGAAAAACTCTGGCTGGTCGAAAATAACTTTCGAGCTCACGGAAGCTGGCGTAGTAATGGTCCATTCCACATTTCCCAGAGCAGTCAAAATCCCAGTAAATCAATAGATATAGACCTCAATTTAACCACATCTACCTATCCCACCTCTCCTTCATCATCCTCACGTTACCACCATGTCATGCCCACTCCTAACCACTAGAGGCCACTTGAGACAAAAGTGTGCATGCGGCTCCACACGCTCTAAGGTTAAAGTTGCCCTCATGTGCTTGGGTCTCTTGGGTCAGCTACTGTATCTACACAGCATTTTATTCAAATACAAGAAGCTCATTAAAGAGAATTTATAGAGCATGATTCAATGATGCTGCTTATCTTCTCCAAATCTTTAATCTTTGCACTAGTAGCTTGACCTAAGACGATATCTTGTGAGCAACTTCACCCTTTTTAATTTTGGCACTGGCTGGCAAATGGCTCTGTTACATGGCAGTAGCacttttcaaatgtgtttagtATGATCTTCGCTTTTGGTCAGTTGTCACATCAAGAGTAACTAtcaaagtttttaaaagttttgatATTCCCTTGATGTTTCTTCCACCCATTTTGTTCCTCGACCTTCATTTGAAGAAGTGACCCTGCCATGTTAGCACTGTCTGTCACATAAAACCATACCACCTTACCCTTTACGCTGGCTCGGCTTCTCACTGGAGCAACGTTGCCAAAATGTTTCTGCCAAAAATAGCCAAGATTAAACATAAGTAAGCGTTGAAATTGACATTGTCAGTAACACATATGggaataaaacatacacacacatccacaccaGACTATATTTAATCAGCCACCTTTCATCATCTGTAATCTGTTTTTTCACGTGGTTCAGTTGTCAGAGTTTTTATTCCAAATTTTTTTaaggtaaaaataataataaaaaaaattacttcaGTTCTCTGTCTTTGGGCTGCATTGTGTGAAACAATTGAACATCAAGCAACGATGAGCATGACTAGAATGAATCTCAAAGGCAAACAAACCAAGAACAAATGCTGAATGTTCCCCAGACAAGCCACAGCAACTGAACCATCACAGATGGAAAAAACATACTATGTATcctaaatacatttcaaatgattcaaaGCAATCAACCATTGCTGAATGAAGCTATGGCGCACATACGTGACAATATATTTCAAACATCGactacatgtttaaatatattggAGACACAGATTGTGATGAGACATGATGAATGCattctttttgtgtgtattttgttttcagatgcaCATTTCTGAACATGAGCCCCAACCATTATAGTGTCCACTCTATCCAGTCCCCTCTTTAAGaagcataaatataaaattatgcttcttgtttgtttgcaaaatATGGAGTTATGCATTTTGTTTGGTATTTTCAGGTCTGcttgtctctttgtttgttctCGTTGTCTTAGAACTCAATCTGCAGAATGTGCCTGAATGTTTTacgttttctttattttaatttcttatggctttttttccttttatcttctgtttatgttatgtgtcttgcatgtcttttttaatttgttgtgcATCTACAAATTTCAAGTCAAGGATTCAAGTCTCTATCTGCAGACATAGTTAACCTTGTATTAActtctatgtgtgtttgttttgcggCGGTGTGCAGCCCCCTGTGGGCAGAACATCACTACAGATGACGGGGTGGTGGTGGCTCTGGCTCCCTGTAAGACTGGAGCCTGGATTGTCCCAGCCATCATGGCCTGCTACCTGCTGGTGGCCAACATACTGCTGGTCAACTTACTCATAGCTGTGTTCAAGTACGTGAAATCATTTAACTTTTTCAACAAACTGGTTTACAGAAACAGAAGCATGCTGATGTCTCTAGGACATGCATGTTACTCATAGCGTTGTCTAATTAATACGCTTGTGGACATAGCtgaaaagagaaatgacagtAGTTCGTGTTTGTCTTGCTGTTAAGCTGCACTCATTAGAGGCTgataggaaaaacaaaatggcacgGTGCTTCTTCCACAGGGACAATATAACGCTAATGATTTGTTATTGTACCTCTGAAATAATCCATGTAGCGAGGacatcatcctcttcttcaCATTTGTCCGGGTAATTaccaaacacaaaagaaaacaaggttAAATTGAAGATTTAATCACATCACAGACACCACATTTACTTCTATCTCCAGATACTCTCTGTGTCCAGACTGGCATGCTAAGTGAACATGTatacttcagtttgttttcagctttcagtGGATGTAACATTTCTTGGTCGGTCTGTCATTGTCCGTCTCCTTAGTAATACATTCTTCGAGGTGAAGTCCATCTCCAACCAGGTCTGGAAGTTCCAGCGTTACCAGCTTATTATGACCTTCCACGAGCGCCCGGTCCTTCCTCCACCCCTCATCATCTTCAGTCACATAACTATGGTCCTCAAGCATCTGTGCTGTCGTTGGCGCAAGCATGACGACGACGAGAGGGACTATGGACTGAGTGAGTGATAGATAAACATGAGGACGGACACAATATTTTCATAGTTGTAATAGATTCACATCCCTGTTAAGTGCtatttgcagtatatatgtacatataaatattGGATTTGGACTAAATATGACACTGTAGCGTTATCACTTCCCTTAAACTCTTTCTTTCGTAGAACTTTTCATCACTGAAGACGAGCTGAAGAAGGTCCATGACTTCGAGGAGCAGTGTATAGAGGAGTActtcagagagaaagatgacCGATTCCACTCGTCCAACGATGAGAGGATCAGAGTCACTTCTGAAAGGTGAGACAAGAGCTACACAGAAAATGTCCGTGCATTCAACTCGGAGCTTTCAGCCTGTTGAAGACAGACTGGTAAAGATAGACCAGGTAGATAGAGGAGGTGACGGAGCAGAGACGTGGGCTGTagtgcacatttcaaacagaaTTTGTATCCTTTCTCTAATGTGGTGCATGAAGAGTACTTTGTGTCTATATTTGCAGtacatttctaaatgtatttttttgtgaattaaagtttgctttgtttgtttgttggtgatGTGgtgctctgtctcttttttcctccaacaTTTTAACCAGCTGTTCCCCCCCCTTTGCAATGCTCGTCTTAATGTCTTAATCTTAATGTCTTTCCATTCTCCTCTTCTGTTCTCCATCAGGGTGGAGAATATGGCAATGCGTCTGGAGGAAGTCAATGAAAGGGAACACTTCATGAAGGCCTCACTGCAGACTGTTGACATCCGTCTGGCCCAAATGGAGGAGCTGATTGGACGAATAGCCGTGGCACTGGAGCGTGTGACAGGTGTTGAGCGAGGGGAGGTGAACAAAGTGCGTTCCCGGACGTCATCTGACTGCACAGACTCAGCTTACATCCTCCGCCAGGGTGAGTGCCCAGAGGCGGCGTACATCCTCCGTCAAAGCAGCTTTAACAGCACAGAAGGGAATGCCTACCGCCTGCAGGAGGCACTGGAAGGAGCAGCGGAGGGCTCCATGTCCCCTCCTTCCCCCACCAGCATGGCTACACGGACAAGAAGCCACTCATTTTATGTCGGAGGCggtcgtggtggtggtggtgaacgTGCAGGTGGGGCTGAACGAGCTGAGAGCTTCTTCAAAGAACGCTCGCTCAGTCTCCACCGAGCCAACAGCTCACAATCAGTGTCCTCAGGTGCTGCCCCCAAGGAGTCTAAGCCCCTCCCCCTGGCGACGCTGTCGGTCTGCCAGCAGCACCGTCCATCGTCATGCATTGATATCTATGTGTCTACATCTGAGGAGGTGGGGCCTGCGGAGGTCTTTCTGGATCCTCTCCGTGTGGCCCCACAGCTCCAGAGAGACTCCTCGCTGCAGTCAGATACCATGGAGACGGTGCTGCCGGGAGGCCGGGACTTCAGCAGCGTCGCCACTAGCGGTATGGGCGACAGGCACTCGGAGGGCGGTGCAGGCAGCAGTGGAACAGCTGGAGCCATGTTTGATGACAGTGCAGCTGCTGATTTGTCATTGTGCTCAGCCCATCTCTTACCAGACGCCACTTTACCTCCTTGGGACATGGATCCATCCCCACCTCCCTCAGCAGGGCTGCTCGAGCGCTCGAAGAGCAGCCGCTACCTCTCTACAGCAGGCACAGCGTTCCTGGATGAACCCCCTTTGGTCAAGTCCCACAGCCTCATGTTCACACCAAGAGGCTGCTATAGTGGCCTGGGGGCAGGGGTCCAGGTAAAAGCTGCAGAGTACACCAGCATCACTGACTGCATCGATACACGCTGCGTTTCAGCTCCATACACTCCTGCAGAACGCTCAAACTCCCCCGGAGGATCCACCTCCTTCCCCTTTGATAAGCCGTCAGAGATTGGTTCTTCTCACCCAGAGAGAGAGGCCGAGCTTAGTCACACAGAGTCTGATCCAGAGGATCTCGAGGACCTGATTCCGGCCCCTGATACCCCTCGTCTAGGGGGCCTTAGTGGGCCCAGTGGGGCCCCTCTCTGCTCCCCCTTCTCCAGGCTGGAGCGAGCAAACAGCTGCTCCTCAGATGACTCCCATCCTTCCCTCACACTGGCCCCTCCGCACCGGAAGAGCCTGTCGGTGagtgagaggatggagaggggaCCGGGTCTGGGGGCAGACAGGGGGCCTGCGCCAGGGGGCAGGGGTCTGGCAGGAACCAGAAACCCCTTCCTCAGGAGCAAGTCTGGAGCACGGCCTGACACAGCCAAGACTGACAGCCTCTCCATGAGGAAGCTGGCCACTCCGTCAGCTTTCCGCAGCTTTGATAGACAAAACTACACGTGACAAGAACAGTGgtcagcacactcacacactgacaggacCAGGgtggaaaaatgaaaagggCCAAAGTAAAAGCAGGGTGAAGTTGCCCATAGATACTGATCTGGACCAGATCTACAGTTTTTTCACTTATGTTTTAGGGTAGAAAGGTGATTTATTCATAGTCAGTGCTGGGGGGCAACTTTACCCTGGATCAGGAgtcaggaagaggaggatgggagATGCAGGGGTCCTACTGTACACcagtcaaaaacaaagagctatGAATCTAGAGTAGTTTTTACCTCCTCTTGTAGCTACGTAACTCTCAATGGGGTGTTATGGCAATGGAAGGTGTATTTGTACTCTGTCTTCCACCCACCACCTTTACGTCGAGTAGACATCTGTCACTGTGTTACATCACATATCAGTCACGTTAGTCAGAGGAAGTATACTGTTAACTCTTAGCTGCATTATATGGTAGGAAGTTTCAAGTCTGTGAGACAAAGAGAgcggagaaaggaaaaaaaaaaaaaacggccaCCTCATTTTGTCTTCAAGTCATTACCGTCTcaaaactttcattttaaatacatttttctctcttcatataATCCTAACTCCACTCTGTAAGACCCCAGCActaaaaaacaggaagaaacaaacgtttctgtctgtttcataaAGGAATTATTGTGTCTGAAACCATCAGGAACTATTTTTCCTCTTGGTTGCGATGGAAATGATTGCAGTGACATGGCAACAACTTACCTCTGGATAcacatttcaaataattaatatttatcttTCAAAAGAATATCAAATGTaattgtcttttcattttttttagaataatttctttacaacattgttttttatttcttttagtaAATCAGCTAGAAAACAGTGAAAGCAGTGTTTGAACACACTCCAGTCAAAAAGGTAATTTCTCTGTCACGTGTCTCCAGTcatggagagaaagaaacatgacAAGAGCACAGAGTCCAGGCATGAATCTGGtccaggaaaagaaaagaaaggagttTAATTAAGTGCATGTTGACACTGACATGCATATTtacatgtctgcacacacacactgtcagtgaAATCTCACATcatacaagaaaacaaactagTTTCAGACCTGATCCCTGAGAGCTTTAACAAGTGCAATTGCAAAAACACGGGGACAAGAGGGCGCTATGAGCCTACTACACAAGCAATGCTTGCAGAGACGTAAATCTTCTTTGCCTGCGCCTGACACCAAAAATCCTTACACTCAATGAATCGTCACTCTCTTGCCACCCGGCCCTCCTCTTTCAGGTTTTTGGCAGCGGCATTATGTCGCAATGGTTTTGCATCCACCTACACCTAATAGATCCGTCCTTCATCTGTTCCATAACTGTCATTCATTTGCTTTactcctttatttatttatttcttttattgcatTCAAAGCCAGCCTCTGCAAAAGGAGACAGCAATTGCCCGATGACTGAACCCACTATAAGTCATATACAGGTCAAGAAGAGTTCCTAAAGAAAGAgctatgaatttattttttaaaaagcttgaaaTAAGCTGTCAAGTATATGCATTTTAGCTGAGGTGAAAGAAAAGATGTGCATTTTAAAGTGAGGAGAAAACATGgagctattattattattattaaaagatgAAAGCCAGATCagtgttttaaatttttttattctaatggGAAAAGTCTGGGTGGAGAAAGATGCCCTTCTCTGATAGCTTtgtaaaaataagataaagaaaTTAATAGAAATTCttactgatttttttatgttcGTTTTATATTTCCTCACTATTACAAATCAGTTTAATCATGTTGCATTTATTTGGAGACTGATTctatttattgacattttctttctggCTCATTATTGATAATTACAGTAAATGCCTGTTTGAATTCCGAAATCAATATTTATATCTTCTCAGTGATATTTTTGTCGAATTTTAAGTATTTTCTAATTAAgcttttaaatttaataaaagATGACCATCGACATGCACTAAATGCtgatgtattatattatataatatatatatatatatatatatatataatagacctgtctgatatactgtacatttcaatcatatttaaagtatttaaagtagtttttattgtatgttttatCAAGACGCTTCTGAGAATTTTCTAATGTAAAGTTGACATGGCAATACACAATTGCCAGTATACCAAACTTAGGGTGCCTTTTGGGCATGGATGTAGTATGTGGGGACTGAAGTGATTCAGAAATCTGTGAAatttctcatgtttttgttttttacctaaTCATAGAGCCCAAATATCTGTGATTATTTTTAACATGTGGCTTTTGCATACAATCATAGACCTTTGTTGTTCTCTTAAAACACATCTGATGTACCgggcagggggggggggtgctgTTCAAAATAGACTGTATCATTGCTTGTATGGACATTTATTTGAATCCAAAAAAAGATCATTGTGAATAATCGTTTCATAGCTGAAGATACAAATCTATTTGCACATGAAACTGAGACATACAGGTGAGGATATAACATCACCATAGGGTTGTAGTAATCCTTGACTTGTCTCTGTGTCACAACCTAAACTGTTCATATATCTATGAACCCTTACCCAAAACCCTGAACCTTAAAAGGGGTACTCCAGTGATTTAGTAATGCAACTCCACAAAGTCAGGAGAGTTTTTAGAGACAGACGttgagatatcctgacttttagtccctGGTATGGGTCAAGCTTCAGTAACACCAGATCCTACTGTTCCCACAGTGCAACCCTCTCTGACTGTTAAATGCTCTCATCTTGCCCCCAGATAATAACACAGGTTGCTTGTGAAATATTTGAAGGCTGACGCCTCACTGAACAAGACTTTTCTCAAACTTAGAGCTCCCGACAGAGCTACAAAAAACATTATACGACTGTGTTCATAGGCTGAATTCTACTCTAAGTGACcagtaaacacatttatttgtaaaatcTTAACCCAGCAATTACAACACTAACATAAATACATTGTGGACACATGCTCAGTATGAATCATGTAGGTTGGACAGATCGGGGAGTAACACACTTAAATGCCTATAAGATGTCAAATGGGATGTTGTAGCCTGTCGATACATACAAAGGATCATATTTGCAAATTCCTCAACAAATATGTTGACTCCGGTATGTTTTAGAGAGGAAAGGTTGACCCCAAGTCAATGCTCAGGGACAGCGTTACCCCAGCGATGCAAGGTACAAAGTATATCATGGCggaaagaaagggaaaataGAAGAAAGATTTGAATTTGTCTTCAGCAGAAGGCTTCCAGTATGATCACTGTGCTTTACGATTCTAATCCAGAGTCTTCGGGGATCGTAGTGAAATCTATATATTTTGTGCTTTATGTCTTTAGAAATGGCAatagaatgaatgaatgtcttCATACCTGATCAACTGACATTGTTCACCCACAGGAGTTGAATTTCTTAACAGTTgctgaaccaaaccaaactttGCCAAAGTAAATGGAAACGACATGAGCTGTGCTCTACCGACCTGTTGTCTACACAGCTGTGGCAGACAAGCAAAGGTCGTACAGCTCAGCTCAGGTTTGCAAGtataaaaacagatgacagtGTCGGACCGAAAGTTTAGACCCTCCtcaatcaaaatgttttcatttctttaatccTTACAGTAAGGAACGTTGGAGATAGCATACATGTCTATGGCACTTGGTTGGTTTTGTGACGTTGACATGGCTCTTGTGGAAGGTATTGacaggaggtgtgtgtatgtgtgtgtacattaacTGTGTGTGGACCCAGACATGACACCAATAACAGGGAGGCATGGCAACACATTACAACCCAACAGAATTTCagtgtacagtattttttaaatattttcctaTACTGTATCTTACAGTTTTGTGGAGTCATGAACATATGGTAATAATCAACTGATCTGCTTCCCTCCTCCGACGACCTATGACTCGTAAGATAAAGAGAGTTTCACGCACATGTTTTTTCTGCAATAATTGCTGATGTTGTGCTTCTACAACTGAAAGGGACTTAACCCCCCTCACTGGTCACACTTTATTTAATGTCCTTCAAATGCATGCAGTTCTTCCACTCAGAGTGTACAGAGGCGACCTGTAAAAGACGACTGAGAGAACGATAGAGAGCGATTATAATATGAAATCAAAGTAGTGAGTATTTGGATGCAAATACAAATCTGTATTCTTCAATGTGAATAGGATCATGTCTGGCATgcattgttaaataaaaaaaaaattaaatagattGGTACTCCATGTCTCGCCTGTTTTTACTTCACCGGGATCTTTAGCCTTCGAGGACTGATGTTATCATGTGTAAAGTTTTGGCAGgctgtgataaaaacacaagcagggAGGTGTTTCTCAGACACACAAGCTATGAGAAAAGATTTATAGTGAGCTTATAGCCTATTGGACTAAAACATCAGGAACATCTGCATTTCTTTGACCCCCTTTATGTGAGCTACAAACCTGGGCAGAGAGCTGTTAACCTCATAAAACATCAAGAGTACATGGTGTATAAACCATCATGTAATGAGGCACATCACTTTAAGTTGTTCTGCAGTTGAGGCAGGACAACAGGCTTCCCCGGCCTCCCCCGGCCTCCCCCTGGCTGCTGGTGATATAAGCGGGACAGGTGCTGCTGGGTGGactgtcatttttaaaactgCCATATGGTGCAAACGCAGCCGTGAATTGGTCCCCCAAGACTCTTTAAAACTCTTTATGTGATGTGTGAACACTTTTTCAGGACAACTGCCATGTTTTATACTACTTCCTCTGGAAATCATCCTTTATACTTCTTCATGGTATAGTTCTGGTCCGTGGCTCGGCCTGGCTGTGTggttttcaatgtgtgtgtgtgtgcgaaacAAACACCTGCGCGtcagtttgtgcagaaactgAAAATCACCACTTCTGCATTTATGTATGTGTTGCTTTGCAAAGACTTCAGCCCAATAACATCAACACCTGTGCCTGTGCAACCTGTATTATAATACAACTAGTGCAACAGCTTCATATTTCCATGTTTTACTGAACTGTATTGTCCTGAATTCAATCAGTGGTGAAAGAAGTCCTCAACTTCCTAACTTTAAGTTAACAAATCCTTAAAGCAacgtttgtatttttgtgatttagtgacCCCAGTTTCAAAGTGCAATATCATTTCCGCAAATAtggacatttttatgtttatttgttatgattacattacttatgatcaataACTAGTCCCAGAATGACAGGccaacatcaagcaagtgcaacacaagacacagcagccagctaatatcatttactagtccaacagcaagaggCCCAGCTCGGCCTCTGTCTTTCAGacctttatttcacaaagctcttgccACTAACTAAAAGTCTTCGGTCTTCTTCACCTCcatcattatgtccatagaggctgctaagcccagttacattgccccggttgcccagctccggtttTGGCATGACAttggctctgctccccatcagtATCCGCCTGCGCCgagggcctgaaaacctcctcttccaaGTGGACCGaaactctgagctcacagtccaggcaggacggctaacaaactgagctaacagcaactagtttacttcactgtccgtcagaAAACTCAGACACAGAGTTGAGTTGGAGCAGCcagaagacatcagagggaaaaccaggaGATTcttccctcttctttctccataAATGAATCTGACCCAGTTTCACagagttggtggtgtgtgacttggaGCCATAAAGCATTACATACTTCTCTCAggtgatcgtacctggagcacaCATTTACAGAAGAACCTGATttcaagtcagtgtagcatcaaaatgttgTGTTATTTCATGGCCAATAAAAGT
This genomic stretch from Larimichthys crocea isolate SSNF chromosome III, L_crocea_2.0, whole genome shotgun sequence harbors:
- the trpm3 gene encoding transient receptor potential cation channel subfamily M member 3 isoform X3, with the protein product MNQLDAPRPLNWTIRKLCHAAFLPSVRLLKAQKSWIERAFSKRECVHIIVSAKDPHRCCCGRLIGQHVGLPPGISSSQNDKAERLAKNDSLSEKWSISKHTQLSPTDAFGTIEFQGGGHSNKAMYVRVSYDTKPDLLLHLMTKEWQLDLPKLLISVHGGLQNFELQPKLKQVFGKGLIKAAMTTGAWIFTGGVNTGVIRHVGDALKDHASKSRGKICTIGIAPWGIVENQEDLVGKDVVRPYQTMSNPMSKLTVLNSLHSHFILADNGTTGKYGAEVKLRRQLEKHISLQKINTRIGQGVPVVALIVEGGPNVISIVLEYLRDTPPVPVVVCDGSGRASDILAFGHKYSEEGGIINESLRDQLLVTIQKTFTYSRTQAQHLFIILMECMKKKELITVFRMGSEGHQDIDLAILTALLKGANASAPDQLSLALAWNRVDIARSQIFIYGQQWPVGSLEQAMLDALVLDRVDFVKLLIENGVSMHRFLTLSRLEELYNTRHGPSNTLYHLVRDVKKGNLPPDYRISLIDIGLVIEYLMGGAYRCNYTRKRFRTLYHNLFGPKRPKALKLLGMEDDMPIRRGRQKTTRKREEEVDIDLDDPEINHFPFPFHELMVWAVLMKRQKMALFFWQHGEEAMAKALVACKLCKAMAHEASENDMVDDISQELNHNSREFAQLAVELLDQSYKQDEQMAMKLLTYELKNWSNATCLQLAVAAKHRDFIAHTCSQMLLTDMWMGRLRMRKNSGLKVILGLLLPPSILSLEFKNKDEMSYMPQDQEAYLQEKEEEEPEKPVKEKEEEDMEFTVRSYCETQYNSVAMLGKVTTETSRKKDVEEVQNRHRLIPMGRKIYEFYNAPIVKFWFHTMAYVGYLMLFNYIVLVKMDLWPSAQEWIVIAYVFTNGIEKMREILMSEPGKLLQKVKVWLQEYWNITDLMAILIFSVGMVLRLQEPPLMSYGRVIYCVNIIYWYIRLLDIFGVNKYLGPYVMMIGKMMIDMMYFVIIMLVVLMSFGVARQAILNPNEDPSWMLARNIFFMPYWMIYGEVFADQIDHMHSRKLQQRLNEKLWLVENNFRAHGSWRSNGPFHISQSSQNPTPCGQNITTDDGVVVALAPCKTGAWIVPAIMACYLLVANILLVNLLIAVFNNTFFEVKSISNQVWKFQRYQLIMTFHERPVLPPPLIIFSHITMVLKHLCCRWRKHDDDERDYGLKLFITEDELKKVHDFEEQCIEEYFREKDDRFHSSNDERIRVTSERVENMAMRLEEVNEREHFMKASLQTVDIRLAQMEELIGRIAVALERVTGVERGEVNKVRSRTSSDCTDSAYILRQGECPEAAYILRQSSFNSTEGNAYRLQEALEGAAEGSMSPPSPTSMATRTRSHSFYVGGGRGGGGERAGGAERAESFFKERSLSLHRANSSQSVSSGAAPKESKPLPLATLSVCQQHRPSSCIDIYVSTSEEVGPAEVFLDPLRVAPQLQRDSSLQSDTMETVLPGGRDFSSVATSGMGDRHSEGGAGSSGTAGAMFDDSAAADLSLCSAHLLPDATLPPWDMDPSPPPSAGLLERSKSSRYLSTAGTAFLDEPPLVKSHSLMFTPRGCYSGLGAGVQVKAAEYTSITDCIDTRCVSAPYTPAERSNSPGGSTSFPFDKPSEIGSSHPEREAELSHTESDPEDLEDLIPAPDTPRLGGLSGPSGAPLCSPFSRLERANSCSSDDSHPSLTLAPPHRKSLSVSERMERGPGLGADRGPAPGGRGLAGTRNPFLRSKSGARPDTAKTDSLSMRKLATPSAFRSFDRQNYT